The following are encoded in a window of Diorhabda sublineata isolate icDioSubl1.1 chromosome 3, icDioSubl1.1, whole genome shotgun sequence genomic DNA:
- the LOC130441600 gene encoding PITH domain-containing protein GA19395, protein MAPHGKCCGDSSHHLESDEIGIHYSLYNKIDKENLECLNETTEGSGKTVFKPWEERLNFEMFVESDADEELLFNIPFVGNIKLKAIKVIGEDSDTHPSKMRLFKNRPSMTFDDTSCTADQEFELVHDTNGIAEYVTKVVTFNNVNHLTLHFPSNFGASSTKIYYIGLKGEYFEAHHHGVTICTYEARPMPQDHKNPLTEFSAGQLGGQ, encoded by the exons GATGAAATCGGAATTCATTAcagtttatataataaaatagataaagaaaatttggaatgtTTAAATGAAACTACTGAAGGATCTGGAAAAACCGTATTTAAACCATGGGAAGAACGATTAAACTTCGAAATG TTCGTAGAATCAGACGCAGATGAAGAATTATTGTTCAATATTCCATTTGTCggaaacattaaattaaaagcTATAAAAGTTATAGGAGAAGATTCAGATACACATCCTTCTAAAATGAGACT GTTCAAGAATCGTCCATCTATGACTTTTGATGATACTAGTTGTACAGCTGATCAAGAATTCGAATTGGTTCACGATACCAATGGAATCGCCGAATATGTAACAAA gGTTGTGACTTTTAATAACGTAAATCATCTAACGTTACATTTTCCTAGTAATTTTGGAGCGAGTTCAACCAAAATTTACTACATAGGTCTAAAAGGGGAATATTTCGAAGCACATCATCACGGTGTGACAATTTGTACATACGAGGCAAGACCGATGCCACAAGATCACAAAAATCCTTTAACTGAATTTTCTGCAGGTCAATTAGGTGGTCAATAA